ACGAGATACACGCGATCTCACAGACAGACAACGAAAATGGCGATCAAAAATCAACGAATTTCATTTCAAAGTCGCCATCCGGACCAACGTCGGAGATCAATACGCAGATGCACTCTCATATAACCCAACAGGACGTCCAGAAGAGAAATCGGAGCCCCAAGAGAAAGAAGAAACACCTAACGAACCCTCAATAATCAATAACCAAACAAATACTCCAGAAGCCATCCTGCTACCTGCAAATGGAGTTGAAAAAGTCACCACAAACCCTCCAAAACGACGACCTGGACGACCTCTAGGCTCAAAAAATCGACCAGCCCTCAAAAGCGCTCCAGAAATTCGACAAACAATCGCCTCAAGATTACGCTCCGAACTACGCAGAGGATCTCACACAAATCCCATTAATTACATAGAACCCGCCACCTCCAGCAATGATGAAGACGCACAAGGATTAACTCAAGTAAACACTGGAGATGACGATGTATTCCATACCCCGAACCAAGAGGGAAGCTAGCACACCCCTACCGACTAGAGATTCAATTAGAGAACTAACTCCCCCAGCCTATTTCGACTCCGGCGACGACGGAGATGAAGAAGAAAGAGAACCCCGTAACCCCACAACAAAGAGGTCATCCGAAGAAGTCACAGAATCATCAGCAGAGAATACACCCAATGTTCACAACACCATAAGAACATTCGAAGAATTATCAGAAGATCAAAATAACACCCTCTCTCGTCCTCCCTTATCACCTACAATACCCAAAGGAAACCCAAACTGGTGGCGACCAGTACCTACACCGAAGTCTAACGTAATAAAAGAGGTAAAGAGATTTATCGAAAACTTTCAGCAAATAAGATCAATGGAGAAAACCTTCAACGAACAAGAAGACCCTGGAGAGGCCAGCGAAGAAGCTGAAATAGCCGTAAACGAATTTGTCTCCGAGGAAGCTAACGAGGACCAAGATAGTACCAGCGCTATCCAGCGAGCCAGACGACACAATAATACTAGCCCAATCTACAACCGAAAGCCCTGAAAtcgataaagataaaaatccCACAGATGACCTCACACCTGGATCCGATGTTACTGAAACCACGATCCGGCTAGCTCCGGAAACACCGACACTAGTCCGCACAATGATCGAAAACTTTGAAGCAAAAGGGATCAAATGGGACCCAGTAACAGGATCTGTGATCGACACTAGCGATCATCAAGGGGTCAACGCCTTACAGACCCGTACCAGACCAGTCTGTGATCACTCAAATGAGAACCAGATTGTCCAGAATTACCAACCATGAATATCGCAGACTCACCTGGAGCGAGCTCCAGCCGACTTCTAGATTTCGGATCTCCTGTAGCCACAACTCCTACTGCAACGCCCGAGACTACCGAGAAATCAAAGAAAAGAGTCTCCTTCCTAGATCCAGTACCTCAAACACCAAAAGACAGGGATAACCTACATCTACCTCCAGAACAACCTAACAGAAGAAGACACGACTTCTCTAGAAACATCTGTGACCTTAACGCCTCAACAAAATCCAGAAAGTACAAATCCACCAACAACCAACGACTCTACCACGTCAACAAAATCTCACAAACCCGAGAGAAAAACAGCAACCATCCTAATGCCTCCAGAAACATCTTCCGAAGAGGACATAGACCCAAACAATAACCCACCCCTAGACAAAAACCTAGAGGGGGGGATGGAAAAATTTACTGAGCCAATAGAACCAGCACAAGATAGACCTGATGAATTAAGAGTAGTAGAACTAATAGCCAGCCGAGATGGACTCACATACGCTCGAGATAACATCGCTCACTTCCTTACTACAGATTGTGAACTTCCCACTCCCACAGCGAAACTACTCCGAGATCTAAAATTCATCGACACAGACGATCTGAAACAAAGCCAAACCACACAAAGGGAGACGTCCTGGTGACAAAAATTGGCAAATATCGGATCTTCACTATCTTTATCGGCGAGTATCACCGAACAAAAATATCAACCGAAGACCTAATAAACGGACTTCAAAGCTTCCGCCTCGCCTTGGAACGATACGAGATACACTCCATAAGAATGGCTCAAAAGGGAGATGGATTCGGAACTATCAACATACAACCTCACCTATTAAAAGAACTCCGAGACTGCCCCGTACAGATAACTCTCTGCGACGGTGAAATCTCCGTTCCATCCGAGGAACTGCGACCTGAGATCATCAAAGAAAAACACGCAAGCCTTATCGGAGGACACAAAGGAGTCCTCAAAACATATTGGAGgataagagaaaaattttattggccCGGAATGAAAGAACAAATCTATCAATACATCCTGAGATGCGACACATGCCAACAAAAGAAATTATCTCgaataaaaactaaacaaCCCATGGTTATAACTGACACACCATCCGACGCCTTCGAGAAAATCTCAATAGACACCGTAGGACCACTACCTATGACGGCAAAAGGCAACGTACATATTCTCACCATACAAGATAATTTCACAAAACACTGCGCAGCCATAGCAGTACCAGACATCAGGACACAAACCGTCGCAGAAGCCCTGATCACCCAGTACATCTGCCTATACGGATGCCCCAGGACAATCCTATCAGACAGAGGAACGTCATTCACCTCCAAACTGCTGGCAAAAATGtcagaaattctaaaaataaggAGAGTAACGACCTCTGGCTACTACCCTCAAGCCAATGGATCTCTGGAGAGAAGTCATCAAACTCTCGTCGAATACCTCCGAGTTTTCGTTGAATCATACTCAGACTGGGACGAATATCTACCAATGGCCATGTTCAACTATAACACCTCGGTTCACACTGGAACAAAATTCACCCCGTACGAGTTAGTATACGGGAAAAGGCACGTGCCCCAACTGAATTCCCGGACTACGAAAAAATCGAAACATATCCCGACTACTTAGTGGACTTGATGAACCGCCTAAGCCATACCCGCAGCGTCGCTCGCGATTCATTAGTCGAGTCAAAATTAAGATCCAAAGAAAGATTCAACAAAAACTTACACCCCATAGACTTCCAAATAGGAGACTTTGTATATAACCTAAATGAAACTCGCAAAAACAAACTTGACGTGTACTATAAAGGCCCTTTCGAAATCGTAGACATCACCGACAAAGGGTGTTTAATATTAGAACTCCCAAACGTAAAACGTTTAATTAAACACCCTAGTAAACTAAAACGAGCCATCGAATAAAAATACACTCCTGTTACAGAAAAAccgcaacaaaaaaaaaaaaaaatgctgcTATTACCAACAATTCTCTGGCTCCTACCCATCGCCTCAACGGAACCTCCAGAACCATTCAAAATCCAACCTTCATCATTTAATCCAGGGGTCTTATACGAGAAGAGTAATACAATTCATCTCATAGAACGACAATGGAAAATCATCTCCACCATAGACATCGGAACCATTATCAACGTATCCCCCTGGCAAGAGATGACGTCACCGGACGATCGTGAAAGTCGCAAAACTTGCCTATCCTACTTCCCTCCCTTCGAGTGCGCAATCTTAGGAAAGGAAGCCATATTAAAAGAACTAGAAAAAGACAGACAAGACGTAGTTAATCGACTAAAACAAAATCTTAAACAAGTCGAAAACATCCCAAAAACTCGCAATCGAAGGACGCCTTGGTTTGGATTCGTAGGCTTCATAGCACGAAAAGCCTTCGAACTCATGGACTACGACGACCACGAACACATCTCCACAGAAATCGACAAACTATACAACGATCAAAGAGAAATAACAACACTAATGAACAACTCAACTCACATAATAAAATCAGAAATAAACAAAGTCATCTCTGACCAAAATAAAACCAAAGCAAGAGTCACATTACTATCCGACACCATCAACCGCTACGCAACACAAGTCGGTAGtgaaatcgaaaaattaaaattacgtaTACACTTTATGCAAAGAGCTGACGAAAGATTCCAAAGAACAACGAAACTGATACGCTACCTCAAAGAAGCCGAGTCAGCAATAGAAGACGCAAAGAGAGGAAACATCCCAGGAGGAATTCTCTCGCCTGAACAACTGAAAAATGCGACCAGAGATATTATGACTCGCTTCCCACACTTAAATCCCCCTCAACCAATAGACCACGTAAATCTCCAGACTCTCTCCAACGTCGCCAAAGTGAACACAGGAAGAATAGGAAATAAATTCCTGATTATAATCACTCTTCCACTGTTTAATCAAATCACCTTCCAATTATACCGGATAAGACCAATTCCAGTACCACAAACCATCGGAGGAACCATGAGAAGCCTACTAGTCCGGCCAAGTAAAGAATATCTAGCCATAAACGCCTTCCAAAATCAATATTATCTAGTGGACTCAGAAACCATAAAAGGCTGTAGAATAATTTCAACAGATCTAGCCCGCAATGAAACCAACATACCGCTCCAACCAGTAAAGGATAGCACCGAATGCGAACTTCAACTTTACCTAAATCCAAACAATGAAACTCTGCACCGGTGTGATGTCCGCATACTACCAAAATGTTCTACACAGCTAATCAAATTACAACAAGCGAACTCCTGGGCTTACTCTACCTGTGAACCAGAAATTTTCATAACAACTTGTGACACAACTCCTCGGACTGAACACGAACTCCACGGCTCCGGAACCCTCACGCTGTCTCCCGGCTGTGTCTCAACAAATAACCACCTCATGATAAAAGGAACCGAAGAAGAAGGAGAAACAAGCGGAATCTACGCCTTCCCAACTATAAATTTGACGCGTCTAGCGACAAACCTCACCGAAGAGCCTAAACCACCACACCTACTAACAAAAATCGCCGAAGAACCAATAGCTGAAAACACCTTGCTTTCACCATGGGGCGATAGCCTCGAAGGAAACAACAATAGACTCACACAAATCGGACTTCACCATCAAGAAGAATCAAAACATCGACTCATCACCGTAGCAAACACAGGAGCAATACTCTCAATCATTACATCCCTTATATTCTTCCTTGGATATTACTATTGCGGCTGTTCCTGCAATTGCCTAAAACTCCTACGAAAAATCAAGAAGAAGaaacaaaaacaaattgaaagaaaattcaATGAAACATTCGAACTCTCAAATACCAATACAACCGACTCAACCTCGTCATCATCAACAAGATACCAACACAACCTACCAGCAACACCATCAAAGAAGCCAAAAACCGGCATCCGACTAACTGACTACGAATAAAACATAGTAAAGAAagataaacaaattaaaaatatattttatataaactaATATAAGTATATTAACATAAGCGCCTCAGAAAGTAAGAAAAAGGGAGAACACACATACAATtcctttacaaaaaaaaaaaaaaaaaaattttttttcaagttccagaacttttttttctctccCCTTCTCTTcctctcaaaaataaattttaaactgatCATACGTTAAAATGATCTACGTGctaaaagtatatttaataCAAGGCAAGTCATCTGGCGGTAACTAAACCATCGAAAGATctataaatcattaaaaaactGTTTTAACTACAGCAAATCAATTACCATACTACCGGTAATTAAAAACCGCAATCAAACCAGCGACCCTCATTACCACCCACCGCCTAACAAACGACCGCTTCATAACCACGCCTATGTGCCACATACACGATCCAACAAATACTACACATACTTACCTCCATACTTAATatactaattaaatattaacatacaattaaaactaaattaaaattaaaacttaatcTAAGTAGGAAAAGGAAAAACTAATAACACCTTAATTCTTTCTTTTcccatttatttaaatactccttttcataaaaaattttttttttacactaaaCAAAATTCCCTCCTCCAGAATGCCTCGCCGGTTGGCCCCAAAGAATGAGAATCCCCACACGACGGATATGGTCAGCGAAACGTGAAACTCTAGaaacatacaaaaaaaaatttttttttaaaaataccttacgttataaagaaaattcaacTCACCCttcaaaaataacaaacaaaattcTTATTGAATACAAATTCAATAAGTGCTCCCCGCAACCGTTCTAAATCGGAAAGGTTGGGAGCGATGAACTCCTCCTCGCCATCTGGATTCTCCAGCATATGGAGAAAGAAGAAGGTTGCTGCGCCCGAAACCTCAGGCCCAGCAGGCCCAAACAGAGCCATCCACTCCTCGACTAGATCCAGAGCCTCGTGTGGGGTAAGCGGACCAATCAAGCGACGTAAAATCTTTACTCCCCGCCGCAAAtcctaaaaacaaaatttttttttatataaaaaaaaaaaaaacaaacccCTTTTCTCTCCTTGCCAaattctatatatttatacaaattaCTCTACTTACCCGCTCTCCAACCACAGCAGTAACGTACTGGAACCAAGTTccataattttcataacaccTTTCAACGGggtacattttttaaatttttccctCGCAGTACTAGACACGTACACTGTTTGACGAATACTGGCACTCCCAATTGACACTTGATAAGTCGCcacgaataaaaattaaaaccctTGCTcagcaaaatttataaaagaacgcgaataaaattcaaacttaCACGCCAGATGACTAACTTAAATCATACCGCGAAAGACAAAAACACCACCTATATAAGATAACAACCTAAAAACAATACTACTACCGATAAATTAGAAATTCTGCGAAACAAAGcgcaaaaattcaaaagaaagAATTCAAGTCAATACACATTTTATATAAGAACCATAATGTAACTAGagatatataatcatataattGTAAACATATATAATTTATCCTATACTATAAAACTATATATTTACACATGTAAAGGGCAGAAACGCACTCAAtaacgaaataaaaattattattgttagaataagactaataaatattatacaattaataaaagtgaGGCGATGCCTTTCCACCAAAGGAGAGACACCCGCAACTTCAAAAGAGGAGATGCCGAGGCACCCCTTCTTTTGGGGGGGATGCTGTTATATCCGGCGTTGCCTCATATAACAAACAGGGTCTCTCCCCTTCGATGAAAAGTACAACGCTTGCACTTTATTAGTTTCGGCAATCACTCGGACAACACCTCGATGAAGAAATGAGCACACTGTCCACGTTCTGTCAAATTGCAATTTTAGACcaataacaaaattcaacTCCCTTCCGAAAATCACGATCCGGGTGTATAAAAACCACCAAACACCACGGATCAAATGTTCActcttttattaaagaatacgAAGGAAGGTATCTTCGTAGAACCCGTGTGGGTCCTTATACCGCGTTACGTATAAGGCAGTATACAGCACTCGGTCGCGTATACAAAATCTAAATTCATCTCAACCTTTAATCTCATCTTCTACGAACCACGACAGTGTGCTTTTCGAGCAGAATCGAGGGCCCCGTGGCCGTAGTGATATCAAAATTATAACCTTTCGTCCTACTATCTATTAACGGCGGATCTTAGTGTCTGTCAGAGTCGTTACTCTGTTTACGaactcaattttaataaacattctATCTGTCAAAACATAGAAATAAGTGATAGTTCATAAGTGAATTAGTGTACATTGAGTGCGTCTCGCCCATAGGAcgaataattgaataaatcatAAAGACCAGAACTTCTTGTTTCACTTTATTCTAAATTAAGATCCTGAACCTCTTCGAGTACACTGATCTACATCACGAGAGAAAGAGGAGAATCCAACCCAGGATCAACCGATCGACCAATTCAATTCGAATCAACTGGAAAAATCATAAAGGACAACTGTGAGTTCAGTATTTGATATCGACTTCCCTTTTAATTCGCCGTTGGAACTCCTGGTTACCGGGAGGCGTTCGAAATccacaacaaaaataaaactcttgtAGCTTGCCTACAAGAGAAAATCTATCTAAAAACGTGTCCGAGCCTCCTCAAGGCCCACACtaccaataattatttaattataattaattcggaCATAACACCTTAGAGGCTGCCGATATTTTGGAGTACTCCTAGTACCCAAccacaagatataaaaaatcatcaggatgctaacacccccggaactacccctccagccaccccaaagacttgaaggtttttttttaaaattctgaaaaaatcatttcaagggtccttggaggctgccgatttttaAGAGTACTCCTAGTATCCActcacaagatataaaaaatcatcaggacGCTAACACCACCGGAACTAACCCTCCAGCCACCCCAAAGACTTAGaggtttttttcaaaaattctgaaaaaatactttcaagggtccttggaggctgccgattttttagagtactCCCAGTACCCCCCCACAAGATGTAAGAATCATCAGGACGCTAACACCTCCGGAACTACCCCTCCAGCCACCCCAAAGACTTagaggttttttttaaaaattctggaaAAATCCTTTCAAGGCTCCTTGGAGGCTGCTGATTTTTGAAAGTACTCCTAGTATCTCCCgacaagatattaaaaatcatcaggACGCTAACACTCCCGGAACTACACCTTCAGCCACCCCATACAATTagaggttttttttaaaaattctgaaaaaatccttccaagggtccttggaggctgccgattttttagagtactCCTAGTACCCAcccacaagatataaaaaatcatcaggacGCTAACACCCCCAGAACCACCCCTCCAGCCACCCCAAAgactcataaattaaaaaaaaataaagaaaaaatccttGCGAGGGTCCTTGGAagctgccgattttttagagtacttCTACTACCCCTcccacaagatataaaaaatcatcaggctgctaacacccccggaactaccccttcagccaccccaaagacttagaggttttttttttaaattctgaaaaaatcctttcaagggtacttggaggctgccgattttttagagtactCCTAGCACCCCcccacaagatataaaaatcatCAGGACGCTAACACCTCCGGAACTACCCCTCCAGCCACCCCAAAGACTTAGaggtttttttcaaaaattctgaaaaaatactttcaaGGGTCCTCggaggctgccgattttttagagtacttCTAGTACCCCCTCgacaagatataaaaatcatCAGGACGCTAACACCTCCGGAACTACCCCTCCAGCCACCCCAAAGACTTagaggttttttttaaaaattctgaaaaaatcttttcaagggtccttggaggctgccgatttttaAGAGTACTCCTAGTATCTTCCgacaagatataaaaaatcatcaggacGCTAACACCCCCGGAACTACCCCTTCAGCCACCCCATAGAATTagaggttttttttaaatattctgaaaaaatcctttcaagggtccttggaggctgccgatttttGAGAGTACTCCTAGTATCCCcccacaagatataaaaaatcatcaggagGCTAACACCCACGGAACTACCCCTCCAGCCACCCCAAAgactcataaattaaaaaaaaataaaggaaaaatCCTTGCGAGGGTCCTTGGATGCTGCCGATTTTTAAGAGTACTCCTAGTACCCCCccacaaaatataaaaaatcatcaggctgctaacacccccggaaccacccctccagccaccccaaagacttagaggttttttttaaaaattctgaaaaaatccttGCGAGGGTCCTTAGAGGCTGCCGATATTTTGGAGTACTCCTAGTACCCACCctcaagatataaaaaatcatcatgctgctaacacccccggaactaccccttcagccaccccaaagacttagaggttttttttaaaaattctgaaaaaatccttgcgagggtccttggaggcatccgattttttagagtactGCTAGTACCCAcccacaagatataaaaaatcatcaggacGCTAACACCCATGGAACTACCCCTCCAGCCACCCCAAAgactcataaattaaaaaaaaataaagaaaaaatccttGCGAGGGTCCTTGGAagctgccgattttttagagtactCCTAGTACCCCCCCACAAGAtatgtgtaaattttattttatcattaattatttatttatgccgGATCTGGGTGTTGAAAGAAGTTAGACACTCATTCGTggttttatcatttattctataaaatatcACAGATAACTTATTGAACACGTTTGATTCTTATTAACTAGTGTGGAATTAACTttgtgatttattttaaatatgtaattaattaatatgaatagTTATTAGTAAAGCATATAAAAtagtgtaattataatttgcaAATGAGTTATCAATATGTTGGCACCAtacacaaatattaataaaattagtaagaGCGTGAATAAATCAATTGTAACAAGATTCAGATGACGAGCTcagagtaaattaattttaatgaatttgttgagttattattttatcacaataaaattattaatgacgcGACAATAATTGGTACGAGCGATGATATCGAGTTTATTAATACACAAAtgtagattattattaataattgtttagatCACTTGATTCTAATTAATTCAGTAATATCACAGTATTATTTGATGACGCGACAATACTGTTGAACGATAAATGAACCGAACGATGAGCCGAGTTATGAACCGAGTGATGAACCGAGTGATGAACCGAGTTATGAACAGAGTGAAGTCTGAACGTGAACTGACTACTTTGCAATCACAAGTATGATAATTGAAAGTAATTAGAGATTATGGGCATACCTGGCTGGGCTGGTGATGATATCACCTTAGCCAGGGATGACTAACTAATTATCGATTGTTAAATTGATGAGTCATTAGATCAATGGaatgttaatgaatattatttaattcctTGTGATTGCAGAGtataactattaattattgtatgaaTGCAAAATGTAGATGGATTTCTAAAGGTGGAAAATAACACTCGGCATGGAGAAGCCAGCACGAGGTTAGCGTATGCATGATGTCAACCggattataatgtaatataaattcGATCAATAAATACTCTAATGAATACCTGAGTTGCCAAACTGAATAATTGTCGATGATTGGCCTTGTGACTTGAATCAGAGCGTGGATTGAGCTTAATTGATTTCACAATCGGATCATTGAGCTGGAGCACGTGGAggctaataataaaaaaggatTGGCGCGTAGCTGAATCCCGAGAATCAGAGGGCGCGTCCGTAGCAGCACCTCTGGTGTAGTAGATTGCGAAGTTACCAAGTGTTCTGGCGCGAATACTTGATAATTACGCAACAATATGAAAAATCATCAGGCTGCTAAAACCCCCGGAACTACCTCTCCAGCCACCCCAAAGACCTAGAggttttctttaaaaattctaaaaaaatcatttcaaggctccttggaggctgccgatttttaAGAGTACTCCTAGTATCTTCCgacaagatataaaaaatcatcaggacgctaacacccccggaactacccctccagccaccccaaagacttagaggttttttttaaaaattctgaaaaaatacttgCGAGGGTCCTTAgaggctgccgatttttaAGAGTACTCCTAGTATCTCCCgacaagatataaaaaatcatcaggctgctaacacccccggaactaccccttcagccaccccaaagacttagaggttttttttaaaaattctgaaaaaatcctttcaagggtccttggaggctgccgattttttagagtacttCAAGTACCCCcccacaagatataaaaaatcatcaggctgctaacacccccggaactaccccttcagccaccccaaagacttagaggttttttttaaatattctgaaaaaatcctttcaagggtccttggaggctgccgatttttGAGAGTACTCCTAGTACCCCCCCGACAAGATATAAGAATCATCAGGACGCTTACACCTCCGGAACTACCCCTCCAGCCACCCCAAAGACTTagaggttttttttaaaaattctgaaaaaatcctttcaaggctccttggaggctgccgatttttaAGAGTACTCCTAGTATCTCCCgacaagatataaaaaatcatcaggacGCTAACACCCCCGGAACTACCCCTTCAGCCACCCCATAGAATTagaggttttttttaaatattctgaaaaaatcctttcaagggtccttggaggctgccGAGTTTTGAGAGTACTCCTAGTATCCCCccacaaaatataaaaaatcatcaggagGCTAACACCCCTGGAACTACCCCTCCAGCCACCCCAAAgactcataaattaaaaaaaaataaagaaaaaatccttGCGAGGGTCCTTGGATGCTGCCGATTTTTAAGAGTACTCCTAGTACCCCCCCacgaaatataaaaaatcatcaggcTGCTTACACCCCCGAAACCACCCCTCCAACCACGCCAAAGACTTagaggttttttttaaaaattctgaaaaaatacttgCGAGGGTCCTTAGAGGCTGCCGATATTTTGGAGTACTCCTAGTACCCAAccacaagatataaaaaatcatcaggagGCTAACACCCCTGGAACTACCCCTCCAGCCACCCCAAAgactcataaattaaaaaaaaataaagaaaaaatccttGCGAGGGTCCTTGGATGCTGCCGATTTTTAAGAGTACTCCTAGTACCCCcccacaagatataaaaaatcatcaggctgctaacacccccggaactacctctccagccaccccaaagacttagaggttttttttaaaaattctgaaaaaatccttGCGAGGGTCCTTAGAGGCTGCCGATATTTTGGAGTACTCCTAGTACCCGAccacaagatataaaaaatcatcacgacgctaacacccccggaactacccctccagccaccccaaagacttggaggttttttttaaaaattctgaaaaatcatttcaagggtccttggaggctgccgatttttaAGAGTACTCCTAGTATCCActcacaagatataaaaaatcatcaggctgctaacacccccggaactacctctccagccaccccaaagacttagaggttttttttaaaaattctgaaataatcCTTGCGAGGGTCCTTCGAGGCTGCCGATATTTTGGAGTACTCCCAGTACCCCCCCACAAGATATAAGAATCATCAGGACGCTAACACCTCCGGAACTACCCCTCCAGCCACCCCAAAGACTTagaggttttttttaaaaattctgaaaaaatcctttcaaggctccttggaggctgccgatttttaAGAGTACTCCTAGTATCTCCCgacaagatataaaaaatcatcaggacGCTAACACTCCCGGAACTACACCTTCAGCCACCCCATACAATTagaggttttttttaaaaattctgaaaaaatccttccaagggtccttggaggctgccgattttttagagtactCCTAGTACCCAcccacaagatataaaaaatcatcaggacGCTAACACCCCCAGAACCACCCCTCCAGCCACCCCAAAgactcataaattaaaaaaaaataaagaaaaaatccttG
This genomic interval from Cotesia glomerata isolate CgM1 unplaced genomic scaffold, MPM_Cglom_v2.3 scaffold_13, whole genome shotgun sequence contains the following:
- the LOC123273757 gene encoding uncharacterized protein LOC123273757 → MYPVERCYENYGTWFQYVTAVVGERDLRRGVKILRRLIGPLTPHEALDLVEEWMALFGPAGPEVSGAATFFFLHMLENPDGEEEFIAPNLSDLERLRGALIEFVFNKNFVCYF